One region of Oceanipulchritudo coccoides genomic DNA includes:
- a CDS encoding aminopeptidase, whose protein sequence is MMDPRYNTLAKNLVGYSVSVKKGERVLIDAFDVPDEMVVALVRAVREKKGIPHVQLHHARVSREMLMEVTDEQIDFQAKHELQRMKGIDAYIALRGANNIFENSDVPSSRMAKAMKAMRQVQNWRVRKTKWVVLRWPTPAMAQQSLSSTESFEDFYFRVCCMDYSRMLPGQRALKKLMDKTDRVQIKGPGTDLSFSIAGLEAVMCAGLRNIPDGEVFTAPVRDSVEGVLTYNVPSVYQGISFDNVRLEFEKGKIVKASCAGQNRKLKAILDSDPGARYIGEFAIGFHPHIREPMRDTLFDEKIAGSFHFTPGQAYEGVADNGNRSQVHWDMVHIQRKEYGGGEMYFDGKLIRKNGIFIPKSLHKLNPDYLLAD, encoded by the coding sequence ATGATGGATCCACGTTATAACACATTGGCTAAAAACCTTGTTGGCTACTCGGTCTCCGTAAAGAAAGGGGAGCGTGTCCTGATCGATGCTTTCGACGTACCGGACGAAATGGTCGTGGCACTTGTCCGCGCCGTCCGTGAAAAAAAGGGAATTCCGCACGTCCAGTTGCATCACGCCCGGGTATCGCGCGAGATGCTGATGGAGGTGACGGACGAGCAAATCGATTTCCAGGCAAAGCACGAGCTGCAGCGCATGAAGGGAATCGACGCCTACATCGCCCTGCGCGGGGCCAATAACATTTTCGAAAATTCTGATGTGCCCAGTTCCCGGATGGCAAAGGCCATGAAGGCCATGCGACAAGTCCAGAACTGGCGCGTCCGGAAGACCAAATGGGTGGTTCTTCGCTGGCCAACCCCGGCAATGGCGCAGCAATCCCTGTCCAGTACGGAATCATTCGAGGACTTTTACTTCCGTGTCTGTTGCATGGATTATTCACGCATGTTACCCGGTCAGCGTGCCTTGAAGAAGCTGATGGACAAGACCGACCGCGTTCAAATCAAGGGACCCGGCACGGACTTGAGTTTCTCCATTGCCGGACTTGAGGCTGTGATGTGCGCCGGATTGCGAAACATCCCCGACGGGGAAGTCTTCACTGCCCCGGTGCGTGACAGCGTGGAAGGTGTCCTCACCTATAACGTTCCCTCGGTCTACCAAGGCATCTCGTTTGACAATGTCCGCCTCGAATTTGAAAAAGGGAAAATCGTCAAGGCGAGCTGTGCCGGACAAAACCGGAAGCTGAAGGCCATCCTCGATAGTGATCCCGGGGCGCGTTACATTGGCGAGTTTGCCATCGGGTTCCATCCGCACATTCGCGAACCGATGCGGGATACCTTGTTTGATGAGAAGATTGCCGGAAGCTTCCACTTCACGCCGGGCCAGGCATATGAAGGCGTGGCTGACAACGGCAACCGTTCGCAGGTTCACTGGGACATGGTCCACATCCAACGCAAGGAATACGGCGGAGGCGAGATGTACTTTGACGGTAAGCTCATCCGGAAAAACGGCATTTTCATTCCCAAGTCCCTGCACAAGCTTAACCCGGATTACCTCCTCGCTGACTAA
- the hisA gene encoding 1-(5-phosphoribosyl)-5-[(5-phosphoribosylamino)methylideneamino]imidazole-4-carboxamide isomerase yields the protein MILYPAIDLKGGRVVRLEQGRADAETVYAEDASIPAADFKAAGAEWVHVVDLDGAFTGKQENAEAVENILQSGLKVELGGGIRSLEVIKRWLNLGVQRVVIGTKAVTDPNFLHECLHNFSADCIAVGIDAMDGKVAVKGWIEKVDLSAIEFSHSVQEIGIHTIIYTDISRDGMMTGPNFEAQIELLDSLEIDVIASGGVASIKDIARFKEIAAKYDNLNGVITGKAIYDGSLDLAQAVSLSGE from the coding sequence ATGATCCTTTACCCAGCAATCGATCTAAAGGGCGGCCGCGTTGTTCGTCTCGAACAGGGCCGCGCAGACGCCGAGACAGTGTATGCCGAAGACGCCTCCATCCCGGCGGCGGACTTTAAGGCAGCCGGAGCAGAATGGGTGCACGTGGTTGACCTGGACGGAGCCTTTACGGGCAAGCAGGAAAACGCGGAAGCCGTGGAGAACATCCTCCAATCGGGCCTGAAAGTGGAATTGGGCGGCGGAATTCGCTCCCTGGAAGTCATCAAGCGATGGCTCAATCTGGGCGTTCAGCGCGTGGTCATCGGTACCAAGGCCGTGACTGACCCAAATTTCCTCCACGAGTGCCTACATAATTTCTCCGCTGACTGCATCGCTGTGGGGATCGACGCCATGGATGGAAAAGTGGCTGTCAAAGGCTGGATTGAGAAAGTCGACCTGTCGGCCATCGAGTTCAGCCATTCCGTTCAGGAGATTGGTATTCATACGATTATTTACACAGACATCAGCCGGGACGGGATGATGACCGGTCCCAACTTTGAGGCCCAGATCGAGCTGCTCGATTCCCTTGAAATTGACGTCATTGCCTCGGGTGGAGTCGCCTCAATCAAGGATATTGCCCGGTTCAAGGAAATTGCCGCCAAGTATGACAACCTGAACGGGGTCATTACAGGCAAGGCCATCTACGATGGTAGCCTCGACCTTGCTCAAGCAGTCAGCCTCTCCGGCGAATAG
- a CDS encoding adenosine deaminase family protein, with protein sequence MPHQPDPELKAFLASLPKTETHLHIEGALPWDLLNQLDPGRFTHPPKSWDDHYKFSSFAEFEEELLSMAFAWFTSPERYYEAAKKIFNRLHTEENVQYIETSFASGMIEYLGLDGEAVAKAIKAAAPAGVPVRVFMGIHHNGYTEKSRPFIEDSLRWEALDGLDLHGTETVPLEPWTADVWKRARESGKRTKAHAGEFCGPEFVWQVVEELGVRRIQHGVRSVDSPRLLRHLADIGAILDVCPISNVKLAVVERMQDHPIRELFEAGVTCTLSTDDPISFGNTLGEEYTALYNELGFSYAELGELAANGFRHAIGSKEQFTGHLDTIAATVSRFSNPSES encoded by the coding sequence ATGCCACACCAGCCCGATCCTGAATTAAAGGCCTTCCTGGCAAGCCTTCCAAAGACGGAAACGCACCTGCACATCGAGGGTGCCTTGCCGTGGGACCTTTTGAATCAGCTCGATCCCGGGCGATTCACCCATCCTCCGAAGTCATGGGATGATCACTACAAGTTCTCGTCCTTCGCGGAGTTTGAGGAGGAGCTGCTCAGCATGGCTTTTGCGTGGTTCACTTCACCAGAGCGCTATTATGAGGCTGCGAAGAAGATCTTCAATCGCCTGCACACCGAGGAGAACGTCCAGTACATTGAGACCAGTTTTGCTTCGGGCATGATCGAGTATCTCGGCCTCGACGGGGAGGCCGTGGCCAAGGCTATCAAGGCCGCAGCTCCGGCAGGCGTTCCGGTTCGGGTCTTCATGGGGATTCATCACAATGGCTATACCGAAAAGAGCCGCCCCTTTATTGAGGACAGCCTGCGTTGGGAGGCACTTGATGGACTGGACCTGCACGGAACGGAGACGGTGCCCCTTGAGCCGTGGACTGCCGACGTCTGGAAGCGTGCCCGCGAGTCAGGCAAGCGGACAAAGGCACATGCCGGTGAATTCTGCGGGCCGGAATTTGTTTGGCAGGTGGTGGAGGAACTTGGTGTCCGGCGCATCCAACACGGGGTGCGCTCAGTGGATTCACCGCGGCTTTTGCGCCACTTGGCGGATATCGGGGCGATTCTTGACGTGTGCCCGATCAGCAATGTCAAACTCGCCGTCGTTGAGCGGATGCAGGATCATCCGATCCGTGAGCTCTTCGAGGCAGGTGTGACATGCACCCTGAGTACGGATGATCCCATTTCCTTCGGTAACACCCTTGGTGAGGAGTATACCGCCCTCTACAACGAGCTCGGATTCAGCTATGCCGAGCTTGGTGAGCTGGCAGCCAATGGGTTCCGTCACGCGATCGGCAGCAAGGAGCAGTTTACCGGACATCTCGATACCATTGCCGCCACTGTCTCCCGGTTTTCCAACCCCTCCGAGAGCTGA
- a CDS encoding M42 family metallopeptidase, which translates to MSKITKAPEFLVELLNARSPSGYEFEAQAVVDKYVESSADEYRKDAVGNRIATVKSGKGPTVMMTGHMDELGLIITYVDDQGFLYFDTIGGIDLTTISGRRVAILTEKGIVKGVTGRRAIHLLTAEERKKVPEKFNLWIDIGAKDKKDALKRIQIGDVAVYDQAFELMTGSIGIARAFDNKSGCYVVCEVLRRLAKDREGLKATVVSVATSQEEIGCRGARAVATGVKADFAIAVDVGHATDHPECDNRRFGENLLGSGPIITRGANVNPIMFKKLVAIAKKEKIPYQIEADPRPTGTDGRELQMGQGGIPTAVVSIPLRYMHTPSEIVDLQDVENTIRLLVAYAKSLKPGDSGDW; encoded by the coding sequence ATGAGTAAAATCACCAAAGCACCCGAATTTCTTGTTGAGCTTCTAAACGCCCGTTCCCCGTCAGGGTACGAATTCGAGGCCCAGGCCGTCGTTGATAAGTATGTTGAGTCGTCCGCTGATGAGTACCGTAAGGATGCCGTCGGAAACCGCATTGCCACCGTCAAGTCCGGCAAAGGGCCAACGGTCATGATGACAGGCCACATGGACGAGCTGGGACTGATTATCACCTATGTGGATGATCAGGGCTTTCTGTACTTTGATACGATCGGCGGGATAGATCTCACAACGATCTCAGGCCGGCGTGTGGCAATCCTCACGGAGAAGGGAATTGTCAAGGGCGTCACTGGCCGGCGGGCGATCCACTTGCTCACGGCTGAAGAGCGTAAGAAGGTCCCGGAAAAGTTTAATTTGTGGATCGATATTGGTGCCAAGGACAAAAAGGATGCCTTGAAGCGGATCCAGATCGGTGATGTCGCGGTCTATGATCAAGCGTTTGAACTGATGACCGGCAGCATCGGGATTGCCCGCGCCTTTGACAACAAGAGCGGCTGCTACGTGGTCTGCGAAGTGCTGCGTCGGCTTGCAAAGGATCGTGAAGGGCTCAAGGCAACCGTGGTCTCCGTGGCCACAAGCCAGGAAGAGATTGGTTGCCGGGGAGCGCGCGCTGTCGCAACAGGTGTCAAGGCGGACTTTGCCATTGCGGTGGATGTGGGCCATGCGACGGATCATCCGGAATGCGATAACCGGCGCTTTGGTGAAAACCTGCTCGGTAGTGGTCCGATCATTACACGCGGGGCTAACGTCAATCCGATCATGTTCAAGAAGCTGGTGGCGATTGCCAAGAAGGAGAAAATCCCGTACCAGATTGAAGCGGACCCGCGACCGACCGGAACGGATGGCCGTGAGCTCCAGATGGGCCAAGGTGGCATTCCCACAGCGGTGGTCTCTATCCCGCTGCGCTACATGCACACGCCGAGCGAGATAGTCGACCTGCAGGATGTCGAGAATACCATCCGCTTGCTGGTCGCCTACGCAAAATCCCTCAAGCCGGGTGATTCTGGCGATTGGTAG